From the genome of Luteibacter rhizovicinus DSM 16549:
GTGGAGTGCCAGTATCCCTTCAGTCGTATTCCCGCATCGACGAAATCGGTCTTCACGTTCATCGGATCCGACTGGAGCGTGAAATGGCAACGCACGTCGGTGGTTGTTGCAGTGTCTAGCGAGGCGGGCGCCTCATTGGCTACGGCGGCGGCCCTGCCGGGCACGGTACTGATGCAGGCGAGGGCTGCGAGCATCACGCGGTGTCCGTTCCTGGACATGTCGATCTCCTTGAGAATGGAACGCCAGTTAGTGCTGGCGATAGGTATCCTGCCTCCCGGCGGCCGCGTCGGGATGTCGGCGGATGCCTGGAGAGGGAGTCATCGATCTCCTCAAGTCGGCTTTTGTCTGCCCTAGGCGGCAGTGCTCGCGATGCGCAGCGAATCGAGTTCCACGCCAGTCAGTACGAGTGTCGCCGACTTTGCCAGGTCGGCCAGCTGCTCCACGGTCGTTGCGCTGGCGATGGCGGCGGAAATCCCCGGCTGCGCGATCACCCATGCCAGTGCGACCTGGGCAGGCGTCGCCGCATGCGAGGCCGCGACCGCGTCCAGGGCAGCCAGCACGCGCAGCCCCCGCGCATCGAGATATTTTTTCACGGCGCCACCGCGTACCTTGCTCTTCTGCAGGTCGGCCTCGCTACGGTACTTGCCGCTGAGGAAGCCACTGGCCAGCGAGTAATAGCTGATAACGCCGATGTTTTCCTTCACGCACAACGGCTGCATATCTTCTTCGAAGCCAGCGCGGTCCATCAGGTTGTACTCGGGCTGCAGCGACTCGTAACGTGCGAGCGATTTCGACGCACTCGTGGAGACCGCATCGGCCAGGCGGTTGGCGCTGTAATTCGAGGCACCGATCACGCGCACCTTGCCCGCCTTCACCAGGTCGTCGAAGGCGCGCAAGCTCTCTTCGAGCGGCACCTTCGCATCGTCTTCGTGCGACTGGTACAGGTCGATGTAATCGGTCTTCAGGCGGCGCAGCGAATCGTCCACCGCCTCCTTGATATTGATCGGCGACAGTCCCGGGTAACGCGCCCACTTGCCTACCTTGGTCGCGATGACGACGCGGTCGCGCTTGCCGCTCTTCTTCAGCCAGTTGCCGATGATGGTTTCGGATTCGCCACCTTCGTTACCGGGGACCCACGCTTCGTAGACATCCGCCGTGTCGATGAGGTTGAAGCCGTGATCGACGAAGGCATCGAGGAGCTCGAATGAGCGGGGCTCGTCCGCGCTCCAGCCGAACACATTGCCGCCGAAGGCGAGCGGGGCGACCTGCAGGGATGAACGACCGATGGGGCGAAGCGTCATGCGTCTCTCCGGAATGGGCGGAAACCGCCATTTTGGAGCACGCAAGGTTCAGGCGATGTATCCGTCAGCAGCTCGCACAGGCCGGGCAGGCAGAAACCTCTCGCGATGCCTTACGCTCTTCATGGCGGATGGGCGGCGTGGCTTGCGGTGAACCTGCGCCACGGTCGGCGATAAGCTCGTCGCGGCCAAGGCGGAAAATGAGTTCGCGGTCGACGATGTGGCCGTGCATGAAGGCGAGGCCGGTAAAGATCGAAGCCATGACGTACTCCTTGCGGATGGAGTCGCAACCCCTTGCGACTATCGGTGGAGTTAAGGGTGCCCGTTCCGCAGGCCGCCAAAAAGCGATATGTTTGCAACCTGGACTTGAGGATTTTTCACATGTCTCGCTTGCCGCTCGGTCAGCTACAGGGGTTCGTCCTGGTCGCCCGGACCGGCAAGCTGTCGCTTGCCGCGGAGCAGCTCAACCTCACGGTGAGCGCGCTGAGTCACCAGATCCGCCATCTCGAGGAGCGTCTCGATCGCTCGTTGTTCGATCGCGGACCACGCGGTGTCACGCTCACCGCCGACGGTAATAACCTGCTCGACTCGATCGGCCACCATTTCGATGGCATCGAGCACGCGCTCAATCGCTATGCGAGCCGTCACCAGGACACCGTCACCCTCAGCGTGTTGCCTTCGGTCGCGTCGAGCTGGCTGGTCCCGCGCCTTCCCCGGCTGGTGGGTGCGCATCCGGAACTGGAGCTCAGCCTGTCTTCGTCCGTGTCGGTCGTGGACTTCGATCGCGAGCCGACCATCGACGTCGCCTTCCGCTATGGATTGGGCTCATGGCCGCGAACCAAGGCGGACAAATTGTTCGCCGAGTACATCGTGCCGATTGCCAGCCCGTCGCTGGTTCGCAAGATGGGTGGGCTGCCAACGACGTCGCTGGAAGGCTGGCCGCTGCTCGGCGACCCCTCGGGCCGCTGGAACGACTGGGCCGAGGCCTTCGGCATGCCCTTGCCTTCGCGCTACGTCGCCCGCTTCGACAACACGGAGCATCTCCAGCGTGCCGTCCTGGAAGGCATGGGCGTAGCCCTGGGTCGCCTCGTCATGGCCCGCTCGCTGATCGAGTGCGGGGCGCTCACGGTGCTCTGCAAGGAGCGGCTGCGGGTGGCCGAAGCCTATTACCTCGTCTACCCGAAGCGGTCCGAATCGCATAGCGGCGTGACCCGGTTCCGTGATTGGCTGATGGGGGAGGCCCGGGAGTACGAGGCGGGGATCACGGATGGGCGGCCCACGACGGAAGCCAGTTGAGCATGGCTTTCAGCTAAGCCGCTCCGTTGGCTTTTCGCCGCTGAAGCGGCTCCCACATTTGCCTTCGTTGGGCTCATTAAGGCTTGACCGATCCTCGCTGCGGCGCGACAATTCCCGGGCTACCGCTCCGCTCTTATCGTGCGGTGGCACCCTTCTTAGCTTATCCAGGCTTATGGACGTCTACCCTAGTCGACGCGCCGGCTTCCGCTCGCATCGGAGCCCGGCGCTGGCAAAACTCATCGCCCGCGGCGACCGCACCCGGTCTGTCGGCGCTTTCCTCCGCTAGGGAAAGTCCGGCTCTCCTCGTCGGAAGCTCGCGAGCTTCCGTTATTTCGAGGATTGAGCCATGTACATCCAGCTCGAAAAGACCGGCCCGCGCATGTTCGGCCGCCGTCTCGCTTTCGCTCTTGCCCGTCGTCGTGCCAACGAGGCCTCCCCGGCCAAGCGCACGATCACCGTTCCGCGCTCGCTCGACACCGCTGAAAGCAATTTGAAACGGGCTGACGGCAAACTGCCGCAGGCATGAACAGCGACATAGACTCTACGGCGCGGCTTTCGCCGTCCGCCGTCACGATTACCCGGAAACCGAACGTCGGCTCCGCGCCGGCGCGCACGCCTTCAGCTGCCAGCTGAGAGCCGCTCGCGCCCGTCCGGAGAGGTCGTCCGGAAAGGCAGTGAGCCATGAAGAAGCACATCTCGCAGGCGGCCGTCGCCGCTAAAGCCTTCACCAACGCCAGTGCCGACGCCTACCGTCCGGCCGACGAACTGCTGCGCTCGCTGGACGCCCGCACCGACGGTCTGGACGAGGTCGCCATCGCCGAGCGGCTGGACCGCGACGGCATCAACGAAGTCGGGCACGAGAAGCCGCCGCACTGGTCGATCCAGCTGCTGCACGCCTTCCGCAACCCCTTCATCATCGTCTTGCTCGTCCTTGCGGTGGTCCAGCTCGTCACCGCGCCGGATGATCTCACCGGCCCGGTGATCATCGCGGTGATGGTCGGCATCAGCGTGCTCCTCTCGTTCTCCCAGGAGTTTCGCTCCTCGCGGGCGGCCGAGAAGCTCAAGGCCATGGTCCGCAATACCTCCACGGTGACCCGCCGTGCCGAGGACGGGCACGCCGAGCGGATCGAAGTGCCGGTCGAGGAACTGGTGGTGGGCGACATCGTCCACCTCGGCGCCGGCGACATGGTGCCGGCCGACCTTCGCCTGCTGGCCGCCAAGGACCTGTTCATCAGCCAGGCCATCCTCACCGGCGAATCGCTGCCGGTGGAGAAGGCCGCACCGAACGCCACCACTGGTCCGGGCACCGCCGACGGTCCGCTGGACCTGCCCACGGTCTGCTACATGGGCACCAACGTGGTCTCCGGCACGGCGACGGCCGTGGTGCTGGCGACCGGCGCACGTACCTATCTCGGCTCGCTCGCGCACACCCTCTCGGGCGAGCGCGTGCAGACCAGCTTCGACCGCGGCATCTCCTCGGTGAGCTGGCTGCTGATCCGCTTCATGGCGGTGATGGTGCCGGTGGTCTTCCTGATCAACGGCTTCGACAAGCACGACTGGCTCGAAGCCTTCATGTTCGGCCTCTCGGTCGCGGTCGGCCTGACGCCGGAAATGCTGCCGCTGATCGTCACCGCCAACCTCGGCAAGGGCGCCATCGCCATGTCGAAGCGCAAGGTGGTGGTCAAGCGCCTCAATGCGATCCAGAACTTCGGCGCGATGGACGTGCTGTGCACCGACAAGACCGGCACGCTGACGCTGGACAAGATCGTGCTCGAACGCCATGTCGACCTCAACGGTGACGACTCCGACGACGCGCTGGAGTATGGCTACCTCAACAGCCGCTTCCAGACCGGCCTGCGCAACCTCATGGACAAGGCGGTGCTGACGCATCGCGACCTCGAGCCGATCGCTTCCCGCTTCCACGTGGTCGACGAGATTCCTTTCGACTTCCAGCGCCGGCGCATGTCGGTCGTGGTATCGGACGGTCGCGGCGAGCAATTGCTTGTGTGCAAGGGCGCCGTCGAAGAGATGCTGCAGATCTGCAGCGAGGCACGGATCGGCGATGTGGTCGAGCCGATGACCTCGGAGAAGCGTGCCGAGATCCGCGCGATGACGCGCGAACTCAACGAGGACGGCCTGCGCGTGCTCATCGTCGCCATTCGCCGTGACCCGGCGGGCGAGCGGGCTTACGGCGTGGCCGACGAATCGGGCCTGACCGCGGTCGGCTGCCTGGCCTTCCTCGATCCGCCGAAGGATTCGGCGGCGACAGCGATTCGTGCGCTGAACCATCACGGCGTCGCGGTGAAGGTCATCACCGGCGACAACGAAGCGGTTACGCGCAAGATCTGTACCGAAGTGGGTCTCGACGTCACGGCATCCGCTCTCGGGCGCGATATCGAACAGCTGGATGACGATGCGCTCGACGCGATGGTCGAGAAGACCACGGTGTTCGCGAAGATGTCGCCGGTACAGAAGGCGCGCGTGGTCAAGGCGCTGCAGCGGCGCGGTCACACCGTCGGTTTCCTGGGTGACGGCATCAACGATGCGCCGGCACTGCGCGAAGCGGATGTCGGCATCTCGGTCGACACGGCAACGGATATCGCCAAGGAATCGGCGGACATCATCCTGCTCGAGAAGAACCTGATGGTGCTGGAGGAGGGCGTGATCGAAGGTCGCGTCACCTTCGGCAACATCATGAAGTACATCAAGATGACCGCCAGCTCGAACTTCGGCAACGTGTTCAGCGTGCTGGTGGCGAGTGCTTTCCTGCCGTTCCTGCCGATGCTGCCCCTGCAGATCCTCGTGCAGAACCTGCTGTACGACCTGTCCCAGCTGTCGATCCCGTTCGATCGCATGGACGAGGAGTACCTGCGTCACCCGCGCAAATGGGATGCGGGCGATATCGGTCGCTTCATGGTCTGGATCGGTCCGGTCAGCTCGGTGTTCGACATCACCACGTTCTGGCTGATGTGGCATTACTTCGGTGCCCACGACGTCGCCCACCAGTCGTTGTTCCAGTCGGGCTGGTTCATTGAAGGCCTGCTCTCGCAGACCCTCGTGGTGCACATGATCCGCACGCGACGCGTTCCGTTCCTGCAGAGCGTGGCCTCCGCACCGGTGCTGGCCCTGACCGGCGCGATCATGGTCATCGGCATGCTGATTCCCTACTCGGGGCTCGGTGCGCGCATCGGCATGGTGCCGCTGCCGGGCATCTACTTCGCCTGGCTGGCGGTGACCCTGGTGAGCTATTGCGTGCTCACCCAGCTGATGAAGACGATCTACATCCGCCGCTACGGACGCTGGCTGTAAGACTACGAACCGGCATGGGCGTCGATGGACAGACGCCCATGCGCGGGTACGGTGTCATGTGTGCTCCCCAACCAAGGAGACACCACGATGCTTCGAAACACCCTCGCCGCCGCCCTGCTGTTCGTTCCCGCCGTTGTCATGGCCCAGGCGGATACCCCGCCGAAACCGGCCCCGGCTCCCGTTCCCGCACGCTACGTCGACGCGATCGACTGGCCGGCATCCGAAGCCGGTCTCGAGCGCTTCCAGAAGCTCGAAGAGCACCTCTCGGGTGCGTTCGCCAACGTCTGCGGCGACACCTTCTGCGAAGGCGACTACGGCAACCTGCGGCCGATGCAGCTGCGCTGCTCGGTCGATTCCACCAAGGGCACGATGAAACAGTGCCTGTGGACGTTCGCCGGCAGCTACACCCAAGTCAACGGCAAGTCCGGTGCCGTGCAGGTCAACGCCAAACTGTTCAAGTGCAAGCTCGCGCTCGCCAAGGACACACCGGCCGAGTCGTTCTACGAAACGCTCATGGCGGCGAAGGATCCGCTGGAAGTGAAGCTTCCGATGACCCGTAAGACGATCTACGAAGGACTCCTCGGCTGCCTGTAACCGGCTCATCGCAGTAACGCCACGCCCTGCCGCGCGTTCCCTTGCGGCAGGGCGTCTTTGTTGGTCCTCTCCGGATACCCACTCCCGTCGAGGCTACCCGCATGCGCAACACCCTCCCGTTCGCCGCTCTGCTGCTCGCCGTCGCTGCGCCAAGCTTCGCCGACGAGTCGCCCAAGGCGCAGGTCCAGCAGGTGGTAGACACTTTCCAGGCGTCATTGAAAGCAAAGGATGCCAAGGCCCTCGGCGACCTGTTCCTGCCGGAGAGCAAGGCCTGGATCACGACGCTCGGTGAGCCGTCGTTCACCAACGTCAAGGCCAAACACCCCGAGGTGACGCGGTACAAGCAAGGCAGCTGGCAGGAGTTCACGGACTTCGTCGGCAAGGCCAAGGGCAGTGTCGAGGAGCGCTTTCACAACGTACGCATCGATACCGACGGCTCGGTCGCGTCGGTCTACTTCGATTTCGAGTTCCTGATGGACGGCAAGGTCGGCAACCATGGCGCGGAGACCTGGCAGCTGGTCCGCACCGACAACGGCTGGAAGATCGCCGCCATGCTCTACTCCTCGAACTTCTGACCGATAGAATCGGCGGAAACGCGTAGGAGTCATCGTGCAGGAAGATCGGAACGTCACGGTATCGCCGGGCATGGCCTGGGTCGCAGGCCTGCCCATCTTCGGCTGCATGCTGGTGATGGGTTTCCCCTCGTCGATCAGCGATCCGAAAGCGCTGGCGTTCCGCCTGTTCTACACGCTGTCCTACCTCGCCTGGATCGTTCCCCTGGGCTGGTTGCAGCGCGTGCTGTGGCGCCGCGGTGCTAGCTGGTGGACGATGGCGGCGGTGCTGCTGCCGGTGAGCTACGCGATGTCGGTGATCAACGCGGTGGCCGCGCTGGAGAACCTGGCCAGTGCGGAGATGCGCGCGAAGGTCACGTGGGTCTGGGTCTTCGGTGGCCTGGATGGCTGCTGGCTCGCCCTCATCGCGTTCTGCGGCCTGCAGGCCATGGTCCTGCACCGTGCGGCCTTGCGCGCCGAAGGCGAGCGCCTGGTGCTCGCTGCGCAGGCGACACGCGATGCGGAGCTGCGCGCGTTGAAGTACCAGTTGCAGCCGCATTTCCTGTTCAACACCCTCAACGCCATCTCCGCGCTGGTGAACGACGATCGCAAGCGGGATGCCAGCCGGATGATCGCCCGCCTTGGCGACTTCCTTCGTACCACCCTGGAGGAAACGCGAGGGCACGAAGTGACGGTGGGGGACGAAGTGGTGTTCACCTCCGCCTACCTGGACATCGAGAAAGCCAGACTAGGCGACCGCCTGCGCATCGATCTCCAGACCGGTCCCGACACCCTCGATGCGCTGGTGCCCCACTTGCTCCTGCAGCCCCTGGTTGAGAATGCGATACGCCATGGCATCGCGCCCAGGACGGAGGGCGGCACCGTGTCGATCCGCGTACAACGTGAGTCCGAGGCCCTGCGTGTCGTCGTCGAGAACGACTGGCTCGAGGAGGCGGCGAGCGAAGGGCAGGGTGTCGGTCTTGCCAACGTGCGCGCCCGTCTCGACGCTCTTCACCCCGGCGCGCATGCCTTGGAAGCGGGGCCCTTCGGGGCTCGGTGGCGAGTGACTGTGACCTTGCCCTGGCGAGTGTCCCCGCCGACGAAGGAGGCGGGATGATTCGCGTGGCCGTGGTGGACGACGAGCCGCTCGCACGCAGCGGTGTGCTTTCACGTTTGCGTGCCGAGCCGGACGTCACGGTGGTGGCCGAGTGCCACGATGGTCACGCGCTGGCGACGCTGCGCAGGGCCGAGGTGGACGTCGCCTTTGTCGATGTGCAGATGCCCGGCCTGAGCGGGCTCGATGCATTGGCGGCCATCCCTGTGGCGGAACGACCGCTGGCGATCCTGCTCACCGCGCATGACAGCTTCGCCTTGCGCGCTTTTGAACTCAATGCCATCGATTACCTGCTGAAACCGATCGACGACGAACGTTTCGCCGAGGCGATCGACCGCGCGCGTCGCCAGCTCGGGCACACGGTGACGAGCTCCTGGCCTGAACGCTTCAGCATTCGTATCGGCACGCGCCTGAGTTTCGTCGAAGCGGCGGATATCACCTGGATCGAGGCCGACGGCGATTACGCCGCGTTGCACGTGAGCGGACAGCGCCATCTCCTGCGCGAGACCCTGACGACGTTGTCTCGCAAGCTCGATCCAGCGCGCTTCCTTCGCGTGCATCGCTCGGCCATCGTCCGCGTGGATCAGGTCGCGGAGTTCCAGCCCCGTCCCAACCGCGACGCGGTACTTCGCCTGCGCGACGGCACGACGTTGCGAGCGAGCCGCACCTACATCGGCGCCCTGCTCGCCGCTCTTCACCAGCGCACCCACAGCTAGCGACCACCGTCGCAGGGTGCCTCCGGATGCGCCGTGCCTCCGAATCGCCATAACCCGGCCTGCGATTGCGCCCGGTACTCCCGCACATTCACGCTCAGCCCAAGCAAGGAACGCGCATGACCCGCCTCCCCGGACTCGACACGCTGCGCGCCGTCGCCATCGCGTGGGTGCTCCTGTTCCATAGCTACCTCATTGGCGGTCTCGGCGACGGCTACGGTTTGCTGCAGTGGTCCGGGTGGATGGGCGTGGATCTCTTCTTCGTGCTCAGCGGATACCTGATCGGCACGCAGGTCCTGAAGGCCCTGTCCCAGACGGGCACACTCGACTTCCGCGCATTCTACGCGCGCCGCTTCGTGCGCATCCTGCCGGCGTTCTTCGTCGTGCTGGCGCTGTACAAGCTGTGGGCGGCGTGGCCCGAGACGCCGGGCATGCAGCCGTTGTGGCAGTTCCTCACCTTCACCTTCAACCTCCAGTACGACGACGGCGACAACTACGCGTTCTCACACGTGTGGTCGCTTTGCGTCGAGGAACATTTCTATCTTGTCTTCCCCTTCCTTGCCTTCGCGCTGACGCGCAGGCCGGCCGCGTGGAAATTCGCCACGGTGGCGTTGGTCGTCGTCGTGGGCGGCGTGCTGTTACGCGCCTGGTTGTGGACGCACTTCGTCGGCCCGAATGACAGCCCGGTCGGTGGTCCCGCCGACGAACGGGGAACCAGGTATCTGCGTTATCTGTACTACCCGACCTGGGCGCGACTGGACGGGCTCGTTGCCGGTGTCGCGCTGGCGGCCTGCGGTGTCTACCGTCCCGCGTGGTTCGCCTGGATCCACGCCCGTGTGAACCTGCTGCTGGCGCTCGGGGGTGCACTGCTTGCCGCGTCCATCGTGCTCTTCGACAACGCACGCGCCGACTTCTGGCCCTGCGTGGTCGGCTATCCGCTGGTCGCCCTGGCGATGATGGCCTTCGTCGCTGCCGGTAGCGGCGTAACGTGGTTCGCGCGCCTGAAGATCCCCGGTGCCGGTTGGTTGGCATCGGCGTCGTACAGCATCTATCTCAGCCACAAGGGCGTGTTCATGCTGGTGCAGGCAGCGCTCGTCGGCCGGCTGGTCGAGCATGGCCTGTTGCGCTTCGGCATCTATGTGTTGGCGACGTTGGTGGGGGGTGCGGTTCTCCACTACGCGGTGGAGCGTCCGTTCCTGCGTTGGCGCGATCGCCGATCGCATGCGCTGGCTGTCGCGACCCGGTCGTCCGCAGCGGCCTGACACCGTCCTGACAGAAAGGGCACGTCGGGTGCCGCGGCATCCCGGTCGTGCCCGGTCGCCGCCTCGAAATCGCCACGAGGTCATGCGACACTTTGCCCACTCACAGGGAACCAACATGTCGAACCATAGGAAGGTCCGCCGTATCGGCGGCATCGTTGTTGTGTGCGGTCTGCTGTCCATCGTTAGCCTCCTGGGTGCCTGTCGGCACGACGAGGGAGATAAACCCGCCCTGCAGGGCGCAGCCCCAGCCGCCGCCAAAGGCGGCAAGCAGGATTTCGGTGTCGCCTCGGCGAGCAGCCGCTTTCGCGACGGGCGCAGTGAGCTGGTGCTGATCTTTACGGCACCGCTGGTGGATGCGCAGCCCTTCGACGAGCGGATCGTCGTCACCGGCCCCAACGGAGGGGGCGTTACCGGCAGTTGGACGCTCGACAGCGACCGGAAGACGCTTAGCTTCCCGTTCGTCACGGCGAACACCCACTACGCCGTGACGGTGAAGACGACCCTCCTGGCTGCGGACGGTCGTACGTTGGCCGCCGACCAGCGCCACGATGTCTTTTCTGGCGACATGCCGGCTGCCGTGGGCTTCGCTTCCAAAGGCAGCGTTCTGCCAGCACGGGGTACGCGCGGCTTGCCGATTGTTTCGATGAACGTCGAAGACGCGAGCATCGAGTTCTTCCGGATCAAGGACGACCAGCTCTCGAAGTTGTTCTGCACGTATTCGGTGGGAAAGCGGCAGGAGAGCTACGAGCTCGACTTCGAACCGACCAGCTATCGCACCTGTAACGCGGGCACCAGCAGCCCGATGCCGCTGACCGAGATCGGGCAGTCGGTGTATGCCAACCATTACACCTTGCCTGGCGAGAAAAACGCGCGCTCGGTGAGTTTCATCCCCGTGCAGGACATTCCCCAGCTGAAGGAGCCCGGCGTTTACATGGCGGTCCTTCGGCGCGGCGGCTCGTTCAGCGACGCCTATGACACGTCGATCTTCTTCGTCAGCGACCTCGGCCTGCACCTGCGCGTATACAAGGACAACGCATTGCTCCATGTCGCCTCGCTCAAGGATGGCTCACCGGTCAGCGGTGTCCAGGTCGAGATCGATGGTGAGGGTGGGCAGGCTACGCTTTCAGCGACCACGGATGACAAGGGTAACGCCCTGCTTGCCTACAAAGTCGATGTCAACGATGTGCTCGTCGCGCGTCACGGCAGCGACGTGTCCGTGCTTCCGTTCAATCGACCGGCGCTGGACGTTTCCAACTTCGAGGTGACGGGTCGACGCCAGGCGCCGTTCGAAGTGTATGCCTGGTCCGGTCGGGATCTGTATCGTCCCGGCGAGGATATGCGCGTGTCCGCCTTGCTGCGTGACTACGACGGCAAACCGATGA
Proteins encoded in this window:
- a CDS encoding LytR/AlgR family response regulator transcription factor; amino-acid sequence: MIRVAVVDDEPLARSGVLSRLRAEPDVTVVAECHDGHALATLRRAEVDVAFVDVQMPGLSGLDALAAIPVAERPLAILLTAHDSFALRAFELNAIDYLLKPIDDERFAEAIDRARRQLGHTVTSSWPERFSIRIGTRLSFVEAADITWIEADGDYAALHVSGQRHLLRETLTTLSRKLDPARFLRVHRSAIVRVDQVAEFQPRPNRDAVLRLRDGTTLRASRTYIGALLAALHQRTHS
- a CDS encoding LysR substrate-binding domain-containing protein, with translation MSRLPLGQLQGFVLVARTGKLSLAAEQLNLTVSALSHQIRHLEERLDRSLFDRGPRGVTLTADGNNLLDSIGHHFDGIEHALNRYASRHQDTVTLSVLPSVASSWLVPRLPRLVGAHPELELSLSSSVSVVDFDREPTIDVAFRYGLGSWPRTKADKLFAEYIVPIASPSLVRKMGGLPTTSLEGWPLLGDPSGRWNDWAEAFGMPLPSRYVARFDNTEHLQRAVLEGMGVALGRLVMARSLIECGALTVLCKERLRVAEAYYLVYPKRSESHSGVTRFRDWLMGEAREYEAGITDGRPTTEAS
- a CDS encoding acyltransferase family protein, with protein sequence MTRLPGLDTLRAVAIAWVLLFHSYLIGGLGDGYGLLQWSGWMGVDLFFVLSGYLIGTQVLKALSQTGTLDFRAFYARRFVRILPAFFVVLALYKLWAAWPETPGMQPLWQFLTFTFNLQYDDGDNYAFSHVWSLCVEEHFYLVFPFLAFALTRRPAAWKFATVALVVVVGGVLLRAWLWTHFVGPNDSPVGGPADERGTRYLRYLYYPTWARLDGLVAGVALAACGVYRPAWFAWIHARVNLLLALGGALLAASIVLFDNARADFWPCVVGYPLVALAMMAFVAAGSGVTWFARLKIPGAGWLASASYSIYLSHKGVFMLVQAALVGRLVEHGLLRFGIYVLATLVGGAVLHYAVERPFLRWRDRRSHALAVATRSSAAA
- a CDS encoding sensor histidine kinase — translated: MQEDRNVTVSPGMAWVAGLPIFGCMLVMGFPSSISDPKALAFRLFYTLSYLAWIVPLGWLQRVLWRRGASWWTMAAVLLPVSYAMSVINAVAALENLASAEMRAKVTWVWVFGGLDGCWLALIAFCGLQAMVLHRAALRAEGERLVLAAQATRDAELRALKYQLQPHFLFNTLNAISALVNDDRKRDASRMIARLGDFLRTTLEETRGHEVTVGDEVVFTSAYLDIEKARLGDRLRIDLQTGPDTLDALVPHLLLQPLVENAIRHGIAPRTEGGTVSIRVQRESEALRVVVENDWLEEAASEGQGVGLANVRARLDALHPGAHALEAGPFGARWRVTVTLPWRVSPPTKEAG
- the mgtA gene encoding magnesium-translocating P-type ATPase; its protein translation is MKKHISQAAVAAKAFTNASADAYRPADELLRSLDARTDGLDEVAIAERLDRDGINEVGHEKPPHWSIQLLHAFRNPFIIVLLVLAVVQLVTAPDDLTGPVIIAVMVGISVLLSFSQEFRSSRAAEKLKAMVRNTSTVTRRAEDGHAERIEVPVEELVVGDIVHLGAGDMVPADLRLLAAKDLFISQAILTGESLPVEKAAPNATTGPGTADGPLDLPTVCYMGTNVVSGTATAVVLATGARTYLGSLAHTLSGERVQTSFDRGISSVSWLLIRFMAVMVPVVFLINGFDKHDWLEAFMFGLSVAVGLTPEMLPLIVTANLGKGAIAMSKRKVVVKRLNAIQNFGAMDVLCTDKTGTLTLDKIVLERHVDLNGDDSDDALEYGYLNSRFQTGLRNLMDKAVLTHRDLEPIASRFHVVDEIPFDFQRRRMSVVVSDGRGEQLLVCKGAVEEMLQICSEARIGDVVEPMTSEKRAEIRAMTRELNEDGLRVLIVAIRRDPAGERAYGVADESGLTAVGCLAFLDPPKDSAATAIRALNHHGVAVKVITGDNEAVTRKICTEVGLDVTASALGRDIEQLDDDALDAMVEKTTVFAKMSPVQKARVVKALQRRGHTVGFLGDGINDAPALREADVGISVDTATDIAKESADIILLEKNLMVLEEGVIEGRVTFGNIMKYIKMTASSNFGNVFSVLVASAFLPFLPMLPLQILVQNLLYDLSQLSIPFDRMDEEYLRHPRKWDAGDIGRFMVWIGPVSSVFDITTFWLMWHYFGAHDVAHQSLFQSGWFIEGLLSQTLVVHMIRTRRVPFLQSVASAPVLALTGAIMVIGMLIPYSGLGARIGMVPLPGIYFAWLAVTLVSYCVLTQLMKTIYIRRYGRWL
- a CDS encoding nuclear transport factor 2 family protein, with amino-acid sequence MRNTLPFAALLLAVAAPSFADESPKAQVQQVVDTFQASLKAKDAKALGDLFLPESKAWITTLGEPSFTNVKAKHPEVTRYKQGSWQEFTDFVGKAKGSVEERFHNVRIDTDGSVASVYFDFEFLMDGKVGNHGAETWQLVRTDNGWKIAAMLYSSNF
- a CDS encoding aldo/keto reductase; its protein translation is MTLRPIGRSSLQVAPLAFGGNVFGWSADEPRSFELLDAFVDHGFNLIDTADVYEAWVPGNEGGESETIIGNWLKKSGKRDRVVIATKVGKWARYPGLSPINIKEAVDDSLRRLKTDYIDLYQSHEDDAKVPLEESLRAFDDLVKAGKVRVIGASNYSANRLADAVSTSASKSLARYESLQPEYNLMDRAGFEEDMQPLCVKENIGVISYYSLASGFLSGKYRSEADLQKSKVRGGAVKKYLDARGLRVLAALDAVAASHAATPAQVALAWVIAQPGISAAIASATTVEQLADLAKSATLVLTGVELDSLRIASTAA